The Myxococcaceae bacterium JPH2 genome has a window encoding:
- a CDS encoding type 1 glutamine amidotransferase, producing MKKLSGMRVAVLAAEGFEQAELTRPVRKLEHEGATVTLVSLKPGAVQGMARHAPGRARHVDATLREAKAADFDALVLPGGFLSPDLLRQNALALDFVRDADTLDLPMAIICHAPWVLVSAGLVEGRRLTSWPGIRDDVHNAGGLWVDEPVVRDGNWVTSRDPHDLAALERAMVDLFAEHRERRPEVADREPSPPKKRWPKFFAGVLATAALGLTARRLAAAR from the coding sequence ATGAAGAAGCTGTCAGGGATGCGAGTGGCCGTGCTGGCGGCCGAGGGCTTCGAGCAAGCCGAGCTGACGCGGCCCGTCAGGAAGCTGGAGCACGAGGGCGCGACGGTGACGCTCGTCTCGCTCAAGCCCGGCGCGGTGCAAGGAATGGCGCGCCACGCCCCGGGTCGAGCCAGGCACGTGGACGCGACGCTGCGCGAAGCGAAGGCAGCGGACTTCGACGCGCTGGTGCTACCGGGCGGATTCTTGAGTCCGGACCTGCTGCGCCAGAACGCGCTCGCCTTGGACTTCGTGCGCGACGCGGACACGCTGGACCTGCCCATGGCCATCATCTGCCACGCGCCGTGGGTGCTCGTGTCCGCGGGGCTGGTGGAGGGACGCCGACTGACGTCGTGGCCCGGCATCCGCGACGACGTGCACAACGCGGGCGGCCTCTGGGTCGACGAGCCGGTGGTGCGCGACGGCAACTGGGTCACCAGCCGGGACCCTCACGACCTCGCGGCCCTGGAGCGCGCGATGGTGGACCTCTTCGCCGAGCACAGGGAGCGCAGGCCCGAGGTCGCCGACCGCGAGCCCTCACCCCCGAAGAAGCGCTGGCCCAAGTTCTTCGCGGGCGTCCTGGCCACGGCGGCGCTCGGTCTCACCGCGCGCCGTCTGGCCGCCGCGCGCTGA
- the sufT gene encoding putative Fe-S cluster assembly protein SufT — MRGMMTVLERDVDAMLIPSGDKVSLPAGAELRVMQTLGGNVTVQDPYGQLFRINEKDTSALGADFAAKVPEAGAPASDAAAEEFSEEKVWEQLRTVFDPEIPVNIVELGLVYVCKATPLPEGGQRVDIHMTVTAPGCGMGQVLVEDVRSKVSALPGVKEAQVELVWEPPWDQSRMTDVARLQLGWM; from the coding sequence ATGCGAGGCATGATGACGGTGCTCGAGCGCGACGTGGACGCGATGCTCATCCCCAGTGGGGACAAGGTGTCGCTGCCCGCGGGCGCGGAGCTGCGGGTGATGCAGACGCTGGGCGGGAATGTCACCGTTCAGGACCCTTACGGTCAGCTCTTCCGCATCAACGAGAAGGACACCTCCGCGCTGGGCGCGGACTTCGCGGCGAAGGTCCCCGAAGCGGGCGCTCCGGCGTCGGACGCTGCGGCGGAGGAGTTCAGCGAGGAGAAGGTCTGGGAGCAGCTGCGCACCGTGTTCGACCCGGAGATTCCGGTGAACATCGTGGAGCTGGGCCTGGTGTACGTGTGCAAGGCCACGCCCCTGCCCGAAGGTGGCCAGCGGGTGGACATCCACATGACGGTCACCGCGCCCGGCTGCGGCATGGGGCAGGTGCTCGTGGAGGACGTCCGCTCGAAGGTGTCCGCGCTGCCGGGCGTGAAGGAGGCCCAGGTGGAGCTGGTGTGGGAGCCGCCCTGGGACCAGAGCCGCATGACGGATGTCGCGCGGCTCCAGCTCGGGTGGATGTGA
- the sufC gene encoding Fe-S cluster assembly ATPase SufC — translation MALLSVRNLHARVGDKDILKGIDLEVGPGEVHAIMGPNGSGKSTLAGVLAGREAYTVTQGEVSFDGQDLLELPAEKRALAGVFLGFQYPVEIPGVGNLHFLRTALNAQRRSRGLEELDAMDFLQLAREKAKLVQLDTAFMNRSVNEGFSGGEKKRNEIFQMAVLQPRLALLDETDSGLDIDALRIVAGGVNALRSKERGMVVITHYQRLLDYIVPDRVHVMSAGRIVRSGGRELALELEEKGYGWLGLEQAKAPKEARS, via the coding sequence ATGGCACTGCTGTCTGTTCGCAACCTGCACGCCCGCGTGGGCGACAAAGACATCCTCAAGGGCATCGACCTGGAGGTCGGCCCCGGTGAGGTGCACGCCATCATGGGGCCCAACGGCTCTGGCAAGAGCACCCTGGCGGGCGTGCTCGCTGGCCGCGAGGCGTACACGGTGACGCAGGGCGAGGTCTCGTTCGACGGGCAGGACCTGCTCGAGCTGCCCGCGGAGAAGCGCGCGCTGGCCGGTGTCTTCCTCGGCTTCCAGTACCCGGTGGAGATTCCGGGCGTGGGCAACCTCCACTTCCTGCGCACGGCGCTCAATGCGCAGCGCCGCTCGCGCGGTCTGGAGGAGCTGGATGCGATGGACTTCCTCCAGCTCGCTCGCGAGAAGGCGAAGCTCGTGCAGCTCGACACCGCGTTCATGAACCGCTCGGTGAACGAGGGGTTCTCCGGCGGCGAGAAGAAGCGCAACGAGATCTTCCAGATGGCGGTGCTGCAGCCTCGGCTCGCGCTGCTCGACGAGACGGACTCGGGCCTCGACATCGATGCGCTGCGCATCGTGGCGGGTGGCGTGAATGCGCTGCGCTCGAAGGAGCGCGGCATGGTGGTGATTACCCACTACCAGCGGCTGCTCGACTACATCGTCCCGGATCGCGTCCACGTGATGTCCGCGGGGCGCATCGTCCGCTCGGGTGGACGTGAGCTGGCGCTGGAGCTGGAGGAGAAGGGTTACGGCTGGCTGGGCCTGGAGCAGGCGAAGGCGCCGAAGGAGGCGCGGTCGTGA
- a CDS encoding RNA polymerase sigma factor gives MAVPLAVVPEPGLEALRRDLERAVASVCPGTQRAWREDLLQSAMIRVVELQRREPDRAQLSQAYLYRVAYTALIDELRRQSRRREVALEDLETGAPQPEAPDNPERSAGASQIGRAVRDCLSRLVTDRRQAVTLHLQGHSVPEAAALLGWEDKRTENLVYRGMSALRACLSKKGIEP, from the coding sequence ATGGCCGTGCCCCTGGCGGTGGTCCCAGAGCCAGGGCTCGAGGCGCTGCGGCGAGACCTGGAACGGGCGGTGGCCAGTGTGTGTCCGGGGACGCAGCGGGCCTGGCGAGAGGACCTGCTCCAGTCCGCGATGATTCGCGTGGTGGAGCTGCAGCGGCGCGAGCCGGACCGCGCACAGCTGTCCCAGGCCTATCTGTACCGCGTGGCCTACACCGCGTTGATTGACGAGCTGCGGCGGCAGAGTCGTCGGCGCGAGGTGGCGCTCGAGGACCTGGAGACAGGTGCACCCCAGCCGGAGGCGCCGGATAACCCCGAGCGCTCCGCGGGGGCCTCGCAGATTGGTCGGGCCGTGCGCGACTGCCTGTCCCGGTTGGTGACCGACCGCAGGCAGGCGGTGACGCTCCACTTGCAGGGACACAGCGTCCCCGAGGCCGCCGCGCTCCTGGGGTGGGAGGACAAGCGGACGGAGAACCTCGTCTACCGAGGCATGAGCGCGCTGCGTGCGTGCCTCTCCAAGAAGGGAATCGAACCATGA
- a CDS encoding isoaspartyl peptidase/L-asparaginase, which translates to MLASLSSGSWSHLVAASLVMLTLGCAASTRSVSARRDEAMAHDEATPRPKPKWGLVIHGGAGVISRENLSPEREAAVRAALAQSLQAGHAVLARGGSSLDAVSAAIHVMEDSPYFNAGKGAVFNHDGVNELDAAIMDGRTRAAGAVAGVRHIRNPIDLARLVMEKSPHVMMVGDGAEAFARAQGMEWVDPKYFYTEERWQSLQRALEKERETQQAAPPGTSPSSSLPAGMDPVTGDHKFGTVGAVALDASGNLAAGTSTGGMTNKRFGRVGDSPVIGAGTYADPRCAVSATGHGEFFIRYTVARDICARVEYQGLPLAEAAHVVVNDVLVKAGGEGGVIAMDSQGNVTLPFNSSGMYRGVIGEDGVPHVAIFQE; encoded by the coding sequence ATGCTTGCTTCACTCTCGTCTGGTTCCTGGAGCCACCTGGTGGCTGCCTCGCTGGTGATGCTCACCCTGGGCTGCGCCGCCAGCACGCGGTCCGTCTCCGCGCGGCGAGACGAGGCGATGGCGCACGATGAGGCGACGCCCCGGCCGAAGCCGAAGTGGGGGCTCGTCATCCACGGCGGCGCGGGCGTGATTTCGCGCGAGAACCTGTCCCCCGAGCGTGAGGCGGCGGTGCGTGCCGCGCTCGCTCAGTCACTGCAGGCGGGGCATGCCGTGCTGGCTCGGGGCGGCAGCAGCCTGGATGCGGTGAGCGCCGCGATTCATGTGATGGAGGACTCGCCGTACTTCAACGCGGGCAAGGGCGCGGTCTTCAACCACGATGGCGTGAACGAGCTGGACGCCGCCATCATGGATGGGCGCACGCGGGCCGCGGGCGCGGTGGCGGGCGTGCGTCACATCCGCAATCCCATCGACCTGGCGCGGCTGGTGATGGAGAAGTCGCCGCACGTGATGATGGTGGGCGATGGCGCGGAGGCCTTCGCGCGCGCGCAGGGCATGGAGTGGGTGGATCCGAAGTACTTCTACACGGAGGAGCGCTGGCAGTCGCTTCAGCGCGCGCTGGAGAAGGAGCGCGAGACGCAGCAAGCGGCGCCTCCGGGCACATCTCCTTCGTCGTCGCTGCCGGCCGGGATGGATCCGGTGACGGGGGACCACAAGTTCGGAACGGTGGGCGCGGTGGCGCTCGATGCCTCGGGCAATCTGGCGGCGGGAACGTCCACGGGCGGCATGACGAACAAGCGGTTCGGACGGGTGGGCGACTCGCCTGTCATTGGCGCGGGCACCTACGCGGATCCGCGCTGCGCGGTGTCCGCCACGGGGCATGGTGAGTTCTTCATCCGCTACACCGTGGCGCGCGACATCTGCGCGCGCGTCGAGTACCAGGGCCTGCCGCTGGCCGAGGCCGCCCACGTCGTCGTCAACGACGTGCTGGTGAAGGCGGGCGGCGAGGGCGGGGTCATCGCCATGGACAGCCAGGGCAACGTGACCCTGCCCTTCAACTCCAGCGGCATGTACCGGGGCGTCATCGGCGAGGATGGCGTGCCGCACGTGGCCATCTTCCAGGAGTGA
- a CDS encoding SUF system NifU family Fe-S cluster assembly protein yields MSSDLQDLYQEVVLEHSKRPRNFREVPDANRQAEGYNPLCGDQLSVTLHMEGDVIRDIGFQGQGCAISRASASLMTGAVKDRTLAEAVALFERVHTLVTEGPGAVDVESLGKLAVLSGVSEFPARVKCASLAWHTLRAALEGRSTSVSTE; encoded by the coding sequence GTGAGCTCCGACTTGCAGGACCTCTATCAAGAGGTGGTGCTGGAGCACTCCAAGCGCCCGCGCAACTTCCGCGAGGTGCCGGACGCCAACCGCCAAGCCGAGGGTTACAACCCGCTGTGTGGCGACCAGCTCTCCGTGACGCTGCACATGGAGGGAGACGTCATCCGCGACATCGGCTTCCAGGGACAGGGCTGCGCCATCTCTCGCGCGTCCGCGTCGCTGATGACGGGCGCAGTGAAAGACCGGACGCTCGCGGAGGCCGTGGCGCTGTTCGAGCGGGTGCACACCCTGGTGACGGAAGGTCCCGGCGCGGTGGATGTGGAGTCACTGGGAAAGTTGGCCGTGCTCTCCGGTGTGAGCGAGTTCCCCGCGCGCGTGAAGTGCGCGAGCCTGGCGTGGCACACGTTGCGTGCCGCGCTGGAAGGCCGCTCGACCTCGGTGTCCACGGAATAG
- the sufD gene encoding Fe-S cluster assembly protein SufD, with protein sequence MTSGLAHYLDVATRFQAERADAPAWLKRLREDALRQFERQGLPTPRDEEWKYTSVAPVEARPFVLAREVVGGADVAAEVARLSSAGPRLVFVDGRLDSSLSVLSGLPRGMTLKPLRDALRDDEAVLAEVLGQRARAEAHPFVALNAALLEDGVFLRLGRGVRSEVPVQVLFLSRAGDESVLSSPRVVVLAEEGSEATLVETYAGAGASFTNTVTEVTLGDNASLHHVKLQVEGDAALHLGMLHSRLGRDSRFASHAFNLGAALARNEVYAAFAGEGGDCTLNGLFVGQGTQHLDHRTDLDHAVPRCTSRELYKGVLDDRAHGAFHGHVRVRENAQRTDARQTSRNLLLSETAQVDARPQLEIFADDVKCAHGAAVGRLDENALFYLRSRGIDRVQAERLLTHAFASELVRAVPEGDVRARVEAMLALKLPGGPRLEVMA encoded by the coding sequence GTGACGTCTGGCCTCGCCCACTACCTGGACGTGGCGACGCGCTTCCAGGCGGAGCGCGCGGATGCTCCCGCCTGGCTGAAGCGCCTGCGTGAGGATGCGCTGCGCCAGTTCGAGCGGCAGGGGCTCCCCACGCCGCGCGACGAGGAGTGGAAGTACACGAGCGTGGCGCCCGTGGAGGCGCGGCCTTTCGTGCTCGCTCGCGAGGTCGTCGGTGGCGCGGACGTGGCGGCCGAGGTGGCGCGGCTGTCGAGCGCGGGTCCCCGGCTGGTCTTCGTGGATGGACGGCTGGACTCATCGCTGTCGGTGCTGAGCGGCCTGCCGCGTGGGATGACGCTCAAGCCCCTGCGCGATGCGCTGCGCGATGACGAGGCGGTGCTGGCCGAGGTCCTGGGACAACGTGCCCGGGCGGAGGCGCATCCCTTCGTCGCCCTCAACGCCGCGTTGCTGGAGGATGGCGTGTTCCTGCGGCTGGGGCGTGGCGTTCGCAGCGAGGTGCCGGTGCAGGTGCTCTTCCTGTCTCGCGCGGGGGACGAGTCCGTGCTGTCCAGCCCGCGTGTCGTCGTCCTGGCCGAGGAGGGCAGCGAGGCGACGCTGGTGGAGACGTATGCCGGCGCGGGCGCCAGCTTCACCAACACGGTGACCGAGGTGACGCTGGGCGACAACGCGAGCCTGCATCACGTGAAGCTCCAGGTGGAGGGCGACGCGGCGCTGCACCTGGGCATGCTGCACTCGCGCCTGGGCCGAGACAGCCGCTTCGCGTCGCATGCGTTCAATCTGGGCGCGGCGCTGGCTCGCAACGAGGTCTACGCGGCGTTCGCGGGCGAGGGCGGTGACTGCACCCTCAATGGTCTCTTCGTGGGGCAGGGCACGCAGCACCTGGATCACCGCACGGACCTGGACCATGCGGTGCCTCGCTGCACCAGCCGTGAGCTGTACAAGGGTGTGCTGGATGACCGCGCGCACGGCGCCTTCCACGGGCACGTGCGGGTTCGCGAGAACGCCCAGCGCACGGACGCGCGACAGACGAGCCGCAACCTGTTGCTGTCGGAGACGGCGCAGGTGGACGCGCGACCGCAGTTGGAGATTTTCGCGGACGACGTGAAGTGCGCCCACGGCGCGGCGGTGGGACGGTTGGACGAGAACGCGCTGTTCTATCTGCGCTCGCGCGGCATCGACCGCGTCCAGGCCGAGCGGCTGCTCACGCACGCCTTCGCCAGTGAGCTGGTGCGGGCCGTGCCCGAGGGCGACGTCCGGGCTCGCGTGGAAGCGATGCTGGCGTTGAAGCTGCCGGGCGGGCCCCGGCTCGAGGTGATGGCATGA
- a CDS encoding cysteine desulfurase, with protein sequence MSTPGFDVRRVRADFPILHQDVRGRPLVYLDSAATGQKPQAVIDALTRFYTHDNANVHRGVHILSERATQAYEDARESVRRFINARDAKEIVFVRGTTEAINLVASTYGRKHVGPGDEVLISAMEHHSNIVPWQMVCDAVGAKLRVIPVDDRGELVMGAVDALLTERTRILAVTHVSNALGTVNPVRELVRMAHAKNIPVLLDGAQAVTHLPVDVQDLGCDFYAFSGHKLFGPTGIGVLYGRLDVLEAMPPYQGGGDMILSVTMEKTVYNRVPHRFEAGTPDMAGAVGLAAAIHYLESVGMAAIAAHDQALLTYATQALSAVPGVSLVGTASEKTGVLSFTLADVHPHDVGTILDREGVCIRTGHHCAQPLMKRFGVAATARASLAFYNTTEDVDALVRGLHKVREVFQ encoded by the coding sequence ATGAGCACGCCTGGATTCGATGTGCGCCGCGTCCGCGCGGACTTCCCCATCCTGCATCAGGATGTGCGGGGCCGACCGCTGGTCTACCTGGACAGCGCGGCCACGGGGCAGAAGCCCCAGGCCGTCATCGACGCGCTGACCCGCTTCTACACGCACGACAACGCCAACGTGCACCGCGGCGTGCACATCCTCTCCGAGCGCGCCACGCAGGCCTACGAGGACGCGCGCGAGTCGGTGCGGCGGTTCATCAATGCCCGCGACGCGAAAGAGATTGTCTTCGTGCGCGGCACCACCGAGGCCATCAACCTGGTGGCGTCCACCTACGGGCGCAAGCACGTGGGCCCCGGCGACGAGGTGCTCATCTCCGCGATGGAGCATCACTCCAACATCGTCCCGTGGCAGATGGTCTGCGACGCGGTGGGCGCGAAGCTGCGCGTGATTCCGGTGGATGACCGGGGCGAGCTGGTGATGGGCGCGGTGGATGCGCTGCTCACCGAGCGCACGCGCATCCTCGCGGTGACGCATGTCTCCAACGCGCTGGGCACCGTGAACCCCGTGCGCGAGCTGGTCCGCATGGCGCACGCGAAGAACATCCCCGTGCTGCTCGACGGGGCGCAGGCCGTCACGCACCTGCCGGTGGACGTGCAGGACCTCGGCTGCGACTTCTATGCCTTCAGTGGCCACAAGCTCTTCGGGCCCACGGGCATCGGCGTGCTCTACGGCCGGCTGGACGTGCTGGAGGCGATGCCGCCATATCAGGGCGGCGGGGACATGATCCTCTCCGTCACGATGGAGAAGACGGTCTACAACCGCGTGCCGCATCGCTTCGAGGCGGGCACGCCGGACATGGCCGGCGCGGTGGGACTGGCGGCGGCCATCCACTATCTGGAGTCGGTGGGGATGGCGGCGATTGCCGCGCATGATCAGGCGCTGCTGACGTACGCGACGCAGGCGCTGAGCGCCGTGCCGGGCGTGTCGCTGGTGGGCACGGCGAGCGAGAAGACGGGCGTCCTGTCCTTCACTCTCGCGGACGTGCATCCCCACGACGTGGGCACCATCCTGGACCGCGAGGGCGTGTGCATCCGCACGGGCCACCACTGCGCGCAGCCGCTGATGAAGCGCTTCGGCGTGGCGGCCACGGCGCGCGCGTCGCTGGCCTTCTACAACACGACCGAGGACGTGGACGCGCTCGTCCGAGGGCTGCACAAGGTGCGGGAGGTGTTCCAGTGA